Proteins encoded in a region of the Halodesulfovibrio marinisediminis DSM 17456 genome:
- a CDS encoding DUF2158 domain-containing protein: MKKLKHGDVVMLNSGGVPMTVSSIINEGKFVYCKWFWDGECHEDRFYAPMVSKVGLLNKLKRVVRA; this comes from the coding sequence ATGAAAAAACTTAAACATGGTGACGTGGTTATGCTTAACTCTGGGGGCGTACCGATGACTGTCTCCAGTATTATTAATGAGGGAAAGTTTGTTTATTGCAAATGGTTTTGGGATGGAGAATGTCATGAAGATAGATTCTACGCTCCAATGGTAAGCAAAGTTGGTTTGTTGAATAAGTTAAAACGAGTAGTCAGGGCGTAA
- a CDS encoding bacteriophage T4 gp5 trimerisation domain-containing protein: MRELIKRIILRTFPELTAGLHLDRYARVVKVCDAPENGGTSERFRPRYAVDVEILTPEGERDEAFPIYEAVPLPVPVGAGMESGMFAYPQAGALVVLGFAYGRADHPVIRQIYPMGLSLPQLTNGELRWQQSATVYQSADTQGNWLRTSEATITDDSLRHMRRCVEAVDELSRELRDIAENSTEVIGGVKTIEALGAMNLTSGGCANIAAVDSLNLTTARDLRCVVADNKREAVGKDHQTEVKGSRTTNIKGSHKNTVGGNTTQQINGNATQTVEGTLTVASKSTTTHTAGDVFTISAPKIKIGSASGSGGVSLLDEMDKVWKELHDLAMVLANHTHPVSGSATNAPHQSGVIAGHGEEVGECRGRVDGIRG, encoded by the coding sequence TTGAGAGAACTTATAAAGAGAATAATCCTCCGGACCTTTCCGGAGCTGACAGCGGGGCTGCATCTTGATCGGTATGCGCGGGTGGTAAAGGTGTGCGATGCGCCGGAGAATGGCGGCACAAGCGAGCGATTCAGACCGCGGTATGCTGTAGATGTGGAGATTCTTACGCCGGAAGGGGAGCGGGACGAAGCATTCCCTATTTACGAGGCAGTTCCCCTGCCTGTTCCGGTAGGTGCGGGCATGGAGTCCGGCATGTTTGCGTATCCGCAGGCGGGCGCGCTGGTGGTTCTGGGCTTTGCCTATGGCAGAGCCGATCATCCGGTGATTCGGCAAATCTACCCGATGGGGCTTTCTCTACCACAGTTAACTAATGGCGAACTACGTTGGCAGCAGTCCGCCACAGTCTACCAGAGTGCAGATACGCAAGGGAACTGGCTGCGAACCAGTGAGGCAACCATTACGGATGACAGCCTGCGCCACATGCGCCGCTGCGTAGAGGCAGTGGATGAGCTTTCGCGCGAGCTGCGTGACATTGCAGAAAACAGCACGGAAGTAATCGGCGGCGTAAAAACAATAGAAGCCCTTGGCGCCATGAATCTCACCTCCGGCGGGTGTGCAAACATAGCAGCCGTGGATAGTCTAAACCTGACCACCGCGCGTGATCTGCGCTGTGTAGTGGCAGACAACAAGCGCGAAGCTGTGGGCAAAGATCATCAAACAGAAGTGAAGGGCAGCCGTACAACCAACATTAAAGGTTCACACAAGAACACAGTCGGCGGCAATACCACACAGCAGATTAACGGTAACGCAACACAGACCGTAGAAGGCACGCTAACCGTAGCCTCAAAATCCACCACAACCCACACTGCAGGCGACGTGTTCACCATCTCCGCACCAAAGATAAAAATAGGCTCAGCCTCTGGCAGCGGCGGTGTATCTCTTTTGGATGAAATGGATAAGGTGTGGAAGGAATTGCACGACCTCGCAATGGTGTTGGCAAACCACACCCATCCAGTCTCCGGATCTGCCACAAACGCACCGCATCAAAGCGGAGTGATTGCAGGGCACGGGGAAGAGGTTGGGGAATGCAGAGGGCGTGTTGATGGGATTAGGGGGTAA
- the lpxB gene encoding lipid-A-disaccharide synthase, with product MGKNIWINAGETSGDLHGGKLMEAISSIAPDTTFYGMGGPEMRSKGLDAILRVEDLSVMGFTEVLGKLFDIFKMLKQIKNELAVRRPDAVILIDAPEFNFRVAKYAYALGIPVYYYISPKLWAWRTGRAKFIAKHVTRLFSILPFEVEFYKQFNMEIDYIGNPLVDVIDWPSIDHIKPATNRIGILPGSRKKEIEALMPQFAFAASIMAKKNPELEFHCIQAPGISQEKLRALWTSSVPLTIHGPENRYEFMRGCTMLIAASGTVTLESALVGTPTLITYQLSKLTFYLGTKFIKVPYVGLPNLIMGREVFPELLQEDANGDVVAQRALAWINTPGKLDAIRKDLEALRSKVGAPGAANRAAKLIIEDLSK from the coding sequence ATGGGTAAAAATATATGGATCAACGCCGGAGAGACCTCCGGAGATCTGCATGGTGGAAAACTTATGGAAGCCATTTCCTCCATTGCGCCCGACACCACATTCTATGGAATGGGCGGACCGGAAATGCGCTCCAAAGGTCTCGACGCCATTCTGCGAGTTGAGGATCTTTCCGTCATGGGCTTTACGGAAGTTCTGGGTAAGCTGTTCGACATCTTCAAAATGTTAAAGCAGATAAAAAACGAGCTAGCAGTGCGTCGTCCAGATGCTGTCATTCTTATCGACGCTCCAGAGTTCAACTTCCGTGTTGCGAAATATGCATATGCTCTCGGCATTCCTGTTTACTACTACATCTCCCCAAAACTCTGGGCATGGCGTACAGGCAGAGCCAAGTTTATTGCAAAACACGTAACCCGTCTTTTTTCCATTCTTCCGTTTGAGGTTGAATTCTATAAACAGTTCAACATGGAGATTGACTACATCGGCAACCCGCTTGTTGATGTAATTGACTGGCCTTCAATCGACCACATTAAGCCAGCAACGAACCGCATTGGCATTCTTCCTGGAAGCCGCAAGAAAGAAATTGAAGCACTCATGCCTCAATTTGCGTTTGCTGCTTCCATCATGGCAAAAAAGAATCCAGAACTTGAATTCCACTGCATTCAAGCTCCGGGAATTTCTCAGGAAAAATTACGGGCATTGTGGACCTCGTCTGTACCGCTGACTATCCACGGCCCTGAAAACAGATACGAATTTATGCGTGGCTGTACCATGCTTATTGCAGCTTCCGGCACAGTCACATTGGAATCAGCACTTGTTGGCACACCAACATTAATCACCTATCAGCTTTCCAAGCTGACATTCTATCTGGGGACAAAATTCATCAAAGTTCCTTATGTGGGGTTGCCAAACCTCATTATGGGACGTGAGGTATTCCCAGAGCTGTTACAAGAAGATGCTAACGGTGACGTTGTCGCCCAACGGGCACTTGCATGGATTAACACCCCGGGAAAACTTGATGCTATCCGAAAAGATTTAGAAGCACTTCGCTCTAAAGTTGGTGCTCCCGGTGCTGCAAACCGTGCGGCGAAACTTATTATCGAAGATTTGTCAAAATAA
- a CDS encoding DUF2590 family protein codes for MPKYTDLLVTDDDFTLDAGRNPVLVHDVDCIAQDLVHMIRETGLLVELVANKDARRRAANLIKLEIAIEEDERIKPGTVYIEEPELGVFYVLAETLEFGELSLQMEAK; via the coding sequence ATGCCTAAGTACACCGATCTGCTTGTAACGGATGATGACTTTACCCTTGATGCCGGACGTAACCCTGTGCTGGTGCATGATGTGGACTGCATCGCGCAGGACCTTGTGCATATGATTCGCGAAACAGGTCTGCTTGTGGAACTGGTAGCAAACAAGGATGCACGCAGACGGGCAGCGAACCTTATTAAGCTGGAGATTGCCATTGAGGAAGATGAGCGGATTAAGCCCGGTACTGTATACATAGAAGAACCGGAGCTTGGCGTGTTTTATGTGCTGGCAGAGACCCTTGAGTTTGGTGAGCTTTCCTTGCAGATGGAGGCAAAATAG
- a CDS encoding phage tail tape measure protein, producing the protein MEKLFFKLGLKDDVTGPVGKIQKELDGLAGSAQKSFTQVGVGVAGMWGAAQGIDAMLSPAREMNKALAEVGSLDVNGAALGKLNSAALEFSIDYGVAADAVAASAYDIQSSIAGLTGDELASFTRASNVLAKATKADAATVTDYTGTMFGIFKAQATEMGKAAWVEQLAGKTATAVQMFKTTGSQMSAAFTSIGANATAAGIDMAEQMAVMGTLQATMSGSEAGTKYKAFLSGIGGAQEQLGISLTDANGNMLGMMDILTKLKGKFGDTLDVAESDALKKAFGSDEAVSLIKLLMADTEGLGESIAKLGNVDGMSKAEQMAAGMVDPFDRLSAGGRVLTTVLGQALLPAINPLIDAFADGSATLLGWSQEFPNITRWVGYGALVLLGFTGVLGAAAAASGFMRIATLGLNTVFGPLHKAVVWGKGVWTAYSGSQWLANAALWGFPATWIIAAIVGVVAAVAALIYWWDDLAAAFADSGWSDALYAAFDFIKLFTPIGLLFTFFDEGFDGVFKAILGWFDTLGGAVHWVLEKINLLPGVDISMGDDAIPSTSPSLEAPRMAAVPAGGVQQKIINAQSNSQSRTQSIGKVVITTEGKQDAQSIREQLLMAGA; encoded by the coding sequence ATGGAAAAGCTGTTTTTTAAGCTTGGGCTTAAAGATGATGTTACCGGTCCTGTAGGAAAAATCCAGAAAGAACTGGATGGGCTTGCAGGGTCCGCACAAAAGTCTTTTACGCAGGTTGGTGTTGGCGTTGCCGGTATGTGGGGCGCAGCGCAGGGGATTGATGCAATGCTTTCTCCAGCGCGGGAAATGAACAAGGCGCTTGCAGAAGTGGGTAGCCTTGATGTGAATGGCGCGGCGCTGGGTAAGTTGAACAGCGCTGCGCTTGAATTTTCCATAGACTACGGCGTGGCTGCCGATGCTGTTGCAGCTTCTGCGTACGATATTCAGTCTTCCATTGCCGGATTAACAGGGGATGAACTGGCAAGCTTTACCAGAGCTTCCAACGTACTCGCCAAGGCAACCAAGGCGGATGCTGCTACTGTTACCGACTATACCGGTACTATGTTCGGTATTTTTAAAGCGCAAGCCACGGAGATGGGTAAGGCAGCGTGGGTAGAGCAGCTTGCAGGTAAAACAGCAACTGCTGTGCAGATGTTTAAGACTACCGGTTCGCAAATGTCTGCTGCGTTTACGTCCATTGGTGCCAACGCTACTGCCGCCGGAATTGATATGGCGGAGCAGATGGCGGTTATGGGTACGCTGCAGGCGACTATGTCCGGCAGTGAGGCTGGTACTAAGTACAAGGCGTTTCTCTCCGGCATTGGTGGCGCGCAGGAGCAGTTAGGGATTAGCCTTACAGACGCCAATGGCAACATGCTTGGCATGATGGATATTCTTACCAAGCTCAAGGGCAAGTTTGGCGACACGCTGGACGTTGCAGAAAGCGATGCGCTTAAAAAGGCGTTTGGCTCGGACGAGGCTGTCTCGCTTATTAAGCTGCTTATGGCGGATACGGAAGGGCTTGGTGAATCCATTGCCAAGCTTGGCAACGTGGACGGTATGAGCAAGGCAGAGCAGATGGCAGCGGGCATGGTAGATCCGTTCGACAGACTTTCTGCTGGTGGGCGTGTTCTTACCACTGTGCTTGGCCAAGCACTTTTGCCAGCAATTAACCCGCTGATTGATGCTTTTGCGGATGGATCTGCAACGTTGCTTGGTTGGTCGCAGGAATTCCCTAACATTACGCGCTGGGTTGGGTACGGTGCATTAGTGCTCTTAGGCTTTACTGGCGTGCTTGGCGCTGCCGCTGCAGCATCTGGTTTTATGCGTATTGCTACGCTGGGGTTGAATACGGTGTTCGGTCCACTGCATAAGGCTGTGGTGTGGGGTAAGGGCGTGTGGACTGCGTATTCCGGTTCCCAGTGGCTTGCTAATGCTGCGTTATGGGGATTTCCTGCCACGTGGATTATTGCCGCAATTGTGGGTGTGGTAGCCGCTGTTGCTGCGCTTATTTACTGGTGGGATGATCTTGCAGCAGCCTTTGCCGACTCCGGCTGGAGCGATGCACTGTATGCCGCCTTTGACTTTATAAAGCTATTTACGCCTATTGGTCTGCTGTTCACCTTCTTCGATGAAGGTTTTGATGGCGTATTCAAGGCTATTCTTGGCTGGTTCGATACGCTTGGCGGTGCCGTGCATTGGGTGCTGGAAAAAATAAACCTGCTCCCTGGTGTTGATATTTCCATGGGCGATGACGCTATCCCTTCAACCTCTCCCTCCTTAGAAGCTCCTCGCATGGCAGCAGTTCCTGCAGGCGGTGTGCAGCAAAAAATTATTAACGCGCAATCCAACAGTCAGAGCCGTACACAGTCTATCGGCAAGGTGGTGATTACCACGGAGGGCAAACAGGATGCGCAGTCCATACGTGAACAACTGCTAATGGCTGGTGCCTGA
- a CDS encoding baseplate complex protein → MTEYLQLNGYNVPGYNLTVSGELEIRTEDLSGETSGTARVDKGVKPKKLNVSTNIRCEDAKQLRELIRVIEARSEHGEGKVYNITNREANAAGIKQVRVSDRFSWKPIAGLQAWAVTFTLREYLSVPEKAEKREKTPEPVAQKSEGAAIEPKKEATPVQTAEATQEPLTLLESILHKIDKVLA, encoded by the coding sequence ATGACGGAGTATTTGCAGCTCAACGGCTACAACGTACCTGGCTACAATTTGACCGTCTCCGGAGAGTTGGAAATCCGCACGGAAGATCTTTCAGGAGAAACAAGCGGCACGGCGCGCGTGGATAAAGGCGTGAAGCCCAAAAAACTGAACGTGTCGACCAACATTAGATGCGAGGACGCAAAGCAGCTGCGCGAGCTTATCCGCGTCATAGAAGCACGCAGTGAGCACGGCGAGGGCAAGGTGTACAACATCACAAACCGCGAGGCGAACGCAGCCGGCATAAAGCAGGTGCGCGTCTCTGACCGCTTCAGCTGGAAGCCTATAGCGGGGCTGCAAGCGTGGGCTGTGACATTCACTTTACGTGAATATTTGAGCGTTCCGGAGAAGGCGGAAAAGCGAGAGAAGACACCGGAGCCGGTAGCGCAAAAGAGCGAGGGCGCAGCCATTGAGCCTAAGAAAGAAGCAACCCCAGTGCAGACAGCAGAAGCCACTCAGGAGCCGCTCACCCTGCTTGAGAGTATCCTGCATAAAATAGATAAGGTGCTGGCATGA
- a CDS encoding phage tail-collar fiber domain-containing protein translates to MSTVITKAGEQLIAQKIGAGAVLSIDTIILAHIPDLDVSLPVDRDQGKPQQDHVVHEYAIPEEFKGYVNPNQVVYSMLLGSEIGNFQFNWLGLYSSAGDVLVAVTHLPVTEKWQTDKASNTLGNNLTRNFLLQFSGAKTVTNITVEAKTWQVDFTARLRSIDERERLNNRDLYGRSCFFNDGFSVVKESGSYVLKSGAGYVEGIRCVLNADRQLTVSALPKNVFLDVALQQQGSNVVPVVTPLLGSSRVDYMDGYNARHYCIKVAEISAAGEVKDVRRTEAVTSDLVEYLKRRTDNHANRKDDPHNTLAKVKALLSSSITNASAVMIATPLAVKTVYDLLLTHKNANDPHGVVAKVKALLTSSVISTSTTMFATPKAVKVAYDKGVSAYDLANTKINKVNLVVFNSSGIYQKSPNLIAAEVIVTGGGASGGKLYYNGAGGGGGAGTSIKIYSAAEIPSSVSVVIGAGGIGNAGNGYNGGDSKFLSQIGGGGKQSHLYHSGGAGGVASGGDINLRGSGGDVGDHDGAGGAGGASYWGGGGLGSMDESINYLHGFNGSGGGGRDEVAARSGNGGNGVVVIKEFLKG, encoded by the coding sequence ATGAGCACAGTAATTACAAAAGCAGGGGAGCAGCTTATTGCGCAAAAGATAGGCGCAGGGGCTGTCCTTTCTATTGATACCATCATCCTTGCCCATATTCCCGATCTTGATGTGAGCCTGCCGGTTGATCGTGATCAGGGAAAGCCACAACAGGATCATGTGGTGCATGAGTACGCTATTCCCGAAGAGTTTAAGGGGTACGTTAACCCGAATCAGGTTGTGTATTCCATGCTTCTTGGAAGTGAAATTGGAAACTTCCAGTTCAACTGGCTTGGCTTGTATTCCTCTGCAGGTGATGTGCTTGTGGCGGTGACGCATTTGCCCGTTACGGAAAAATGGCAAACGGATAAGGCAAGTAATACGCTTGGGAATAATCTTACCCGTAATTTTTTGCTCCAGTTCTCCGGAGCAAAGACCGTTACCAACATTACTGTTGAGGCTAAAACATGGCAGGTGGATTTTACTGCTCGACTGCGTTCCATTGATGAGCGGGAGCGGTTGAATAATCGCGACCTCTACGGGCGTAGCTGTTTTTTCAACGACGGCTTTTCTGTAGTAAAAGAGAGTGGTAGCTATGTGCTTAAATCTGGTGCTGGCTATGTAGAAGGCATTCGTTGTGTCCTAAATGCAGATAGGCAGCTTACAGTTTCTGCACTGCCTAAAAACGTATTTCTGGATGTAGCCTTACAGCAGCAGGGTAGTAACGTGGTGCCGGTGGTCACCCCACTGCTTGGGAGTAGTCGGGTAGATTATATGGACGGATATAACGCCAGACACTACTGTATTAAGGTGGCAGAAATTAGCGCTGCAGGTGAGGTTAAAGATGTTCGCAGGACTGAGGCTGTTACCAGTGATTTGGTGGAGTATCTAAAACGCAGAACAGACAATCATGCGAACCGCAAAGATGATCCACATAATACGCTGGCAAAAGTAAAGGCGTTGTTAAGCAGTTCTATTACAAATGCCAGCGCAGTTATGATTGCAACTCCACTTGCCGTTAAGACTGTTTATGACCTTCTGCTTACTCATAAAAATGCAAATGACCCGCATGGAGTAGTTGCGAAGGTCAAAGCGTTGCTTACTAGCTCTGTTATAAGCACGAGTACGACCATGTTTGCAACGCCAAAGGCTGTGAAGGTTGCATATGATAAGGGCGTTTCAGCGTATGACCTTGCGAATACAAAAATAAATAAGGTTAATCTGGTAGTTTTTAACAGTTCAGGAATTTACCAAAAGTCGCCAAATCTTATTGCGGCAGAAGTTATCGTCACTGGTGGCGGTGCTTCTGGTGGTAAATTGTATTACAACGGTGCAGGCGGTGGCGGCGGTGCGGGGACTTCAATAAAAATCTATAGTGCTGCCGAAATTCCTTCCTCTGTTTCAGTTGTTATTGGTGCTGGTGGGATAGGTAATGCTGGTAATGGGTATAACGGCGGTGACTCAAAATTCTTGAGTCAAATCGGGGGAGGCGGAAAGCAATCCCATTTGTATCATAGTGGTGGAGCGGGTGGAGTAGCCTCCGGTGGAGACATAAACCTACGTGGTTCTGGTGGAGATGTCGGAGATCATGATGGCGCTGGTGGTGCTGGTGGTGCGTCTTATTGGGGGGGCGGTGGTCTTGGTTCAATGGATGAATCTATAAATTATCTGCATGGATTTAATGGCTCTGGTGGTGGTGGCCGTGATGAAGTGGCAGCTCGGTCTGGTAACGGCGGTAACGGGGTGGTTGTAATTAAAGAATTTTTGAAGGGGTAG
- a CDS encoding tyrosine-type recombinase/integrase has translation MKLTDLAIRALQPNAQAKKYFDGNGLYLEVTKAGSKYWRWKYRFEGREKRLALGVYPNVSLKEARLLQRKAADLLRKGTDPATLKQKQSPITFRQVAEEWLAKQHQWKQNHRRTVVGRLNNDIYDLLGDRPIEELQPIDFLQALRHIEARGAHVTAHKVKGICGQICRYAVASCIIPSDPTRDLKGALTPPKRNHFAAFTTKEEAGALMRVMKGYNGFFVTKCALLMTAYTFTRQGELRHAEWTEIDLSERLWIVPAHKMKMKREHMVPLSDQAMELLLELRKVSGRGKYLFPSLRTDEKPISENACNGALRRMGFTKEEMTAHGFRAMASSILNEAGYNPDVIEMQLAHVPGNKIRAAYNRAQYLPERYKLMQDWADMLDAFESQKS, from the coding sequence ATGAAGCTGACAGACCTTGCTATCCGTGCATTACAGCCGAATGCACAGGCTAAAAAATACTTCGATGGCAACGGACTTTATCTAGAAGTCACAAAAGCAGGTTCTAAATACTGGCGCTGGAAATATCGTTTTGAAGGAAGAGAAAAACGCCTTGCGTTAGGGGTCTATCCGAATGTTTCCCTAAAGGAAGCTAGGTTACTTCAAAGAAAGGCTGCTGACCTACTTCGTAAAGGAACAGATCCAGCCACTCTTAAGCAAAAACAATCCCCAATAACTTTTCGCCAAGTTGCAGAAGAATGGCTAGCCAAGCAACACCAGTGGAAGCAGAACCACCGGCGCACAGTCGTGGGTCGACTGAATAACGACATCTACGACCTTCTGGGCGACCGCCCTATTGAAGAATTGCAGCCTATCGACTTCCTACAGGCGTTACGCCACATAGAAGCCAGAGGCGCGCACGTTACCGCACACAAGGTTAAAGGTATCTGCGGGCAAATCTGCCGCTACGCTGTCGCTTCCTGCATTATTCCAAGCGACCCTACGCGTGATCTTAAGGGCGCTCTTACTCCTCCCAAGCGCAACCACTTTGCAGCCTTCACCACCAAAGAAGAAGCCGGAGCGCTTATGCGTGTCATGAAAGGCTACAACGGGTTCTTTGTTACCAAGTGTGCCCTACTTATGACCGCCTACACATTTACCCGTCAGGGCGAGCTACGTCACGCAGAATGGACAGAAATAGACTTGAGTGAACGTCTGTGGATTGTCCCTGCTCATAAAATGAAAATGAAGCGGGAGCACATGGTGCCGCTTTCAGATCAGGCTATGGAGCTGCTGCTCGAGTTGCGCAAAGTAAGCGGGCGTGGAAAGTATCTGTTCCCGTCATTACGTACAGACGAAAAGCCCATAAGTGAAAACGCCTGTAACGGTGCCCTACGCCGCATGGGATTCACAAAAGAAGAGATGACAGCGCACGGATTCAGAGCCATGGCGTCGTCGATTTTGAATGAGGCGGGCTACAATCCGGACGTGATAGAAATGCAGCTGGCGCATGTTCCTGGCAACAAAATTAGGGCAGCTTACAACCGTGCTCAGTATCTTCCGGAGCGGTACAAATTAATGCAAGACTGGGCAGACATGCTTGACGCCTTTGAATCGCAGAAAAGCTAG
- a CDS encoding phage tail protein has translation MQLPFWFSKEQISALATAASQWFAKLQEWALWPAMQSNPETCAEAVLHLIAWQRDIDRFKGEPLSLFRKRVKYAYINAKDAGSVAGFKRIFMRLGIGYVEIEERMDGVDWDVVDIQLSDSQLAENQQLLTVLIQHYGRTCRRYRWTVITPMKLQITAHEFNNDYQVVTAKL, from the coding sequence GTGCAGTTACCATTTTGGTTTTCTAAAGAGCAGATCAGCGCGCTGGCGACTGCGGCTTCTCAGTGGTTTGCAAAGCTTCAAGAGTGGGCATTGTGGCCAGCCATGCAGAGTAATCCGGAAACATGTGCGGAAGCTGTGTTGCACCTCATAGCATGGCAGCGGGACATAGACCGCTTTAAGGGTGAGCCGTTGAGCCTGTTCCGTAAACGAGTGAAGTACGCTTACATCAACGCCAAAGACGCAGGGAGCGTAGCCGGTTTTAAGCGCATATTTATGCGGCTTGGCATTGGCTATGTGGAAATTGAGGAACGCATGGACGGTGTGGACTGGGACGTGGTGGATATTCAGCTATCCGACTCCCAGCTTGCGGAGAATCAACAGCTGCTCACAGTGCTTATTCAGCACTACGGGCGCACCTGCAGGAGGTACAGGTGGACTGTAATAACTCCAATGAAACTACAGATAACAGCACACGAGTTTAACAACGACTATCAGGTGGTAACAGCAAAGTTATGA
- a CDS encoding baseplate J/gp47 family protein, whose product MAEPEKIFTAMLQDAGVPVTEEAMQQRWNEINSEQGGLIQNNSKWSPFWRLITAIVTEPCKQLVKLLIEHALPNVFLRYASSTWLDLYAWGVDVERKAGVKAQGQLVVTRTVSTGELFIPAGTVVESPPINGYVYRLVSSADVTIADGQLTGLLPVTAEQIGKAYNLGPAYYSILPVAITGVASVTNNADWLLVAGADTEEDEPLRLRCRNQFSAVGQYHHDAAYTAEISSFAGIRPDYLFFEHDAPRGAGTANCYVMIETGVPTQEFVDTINTHIRDTGNHGHGDDLRCFPIQTTAVSLTVTVHPVAHLSEEKRKALRAGVENMVRCAFRENTNYTVSKTWALGRFSFSRLSDELHGQFLDLRSVEFSQDDIVSELTLPVLSTFTVVLGAE is encoded by the coding sequence GTGGCTGAGCCTGAAAAGATATTTACTGCCATGCTTCAGGATGCGGGTGTGCCCGTAACGGAAGAGGCAATGCAGCAGCGCTGGAACGAAATTAACAGCGAGCAGGGCGGGCTTATTCAAAACAACAGCAAGTGGAGCCCGTTCTGGAGGCTTATTACTGCCATTGTTACCGAGCCATGCAAGCAACTGGTGAAGCTGCTTATTGAACATGCATTGCCCAATGTATTTTTGCGCTACGCAAGTAGCACATGGCTTGATTTGTACGCATGGGGCGTGGATGTAGAGCGCAAAGCCGGAGTAAAGGCGCAAGGGCAGCTTGTTGTTACCCGCACTGTAAGTACGGGGGAATTGTTTATTCCGGCTGGTACGGTTGTAGAGAGCCCGCCTATTAACGGATATGTGTACCGGCTTGTAAGCAGCGCGGATGTAACCATTGCAGACGGGCAGCTGACAGGCTTGTTACCTGTAACAGCAGAGCAGATTGGCAAGGCGTACAATCTGGGACCTGCGTACTATTCCATTTTGCCGGTAGCCATTACCGGTGTTGCATCCGTTACCAACAATGCAGACTGGCTGCTTGTTGCAGGTGCAGACACGGAAGAGGACGAACCGCTGCGCCTGCGCTGCCGCAATCAGTTTTCTGCTGTTGGTCAGTATCACCACGATGCAGCGTACACAGCGGAGATTTCCAGTTTTGCGGGTATTCGTCCCGACTATCTTTTTTTTGAGCACGATGCCCCGCGTGGCGCTGGTACTGCCAATTGTTATGTGATGATTGAAACAGGCGTACCTACGCAGGAGTTTGTGGACACCATCAACACGCATATTCGCGATACCGGCAACCACGGACACGGGGATGATCTGCGTTGTTTTCCTATACAGACAACCGCTGTGTCGCTGACCGTTACAGTGCATCCTGTGGCGCATCTTTCAGAAGAAAAAAGGAAAGCGCTGCGAGCAGGTGTTGAGAACATGGTGCGTTGTGCCTTCAGGGAAAACACCAACTACACCGTTTCCAAAACATGGGCGCTTGGTCGCTTTTCTTTTTCCCGCCTTTCCGACGAGTTGCATGGTCAGTTTTTAGATCTGCGTTCTGTCGAGTTTTCTCAGGATGACATTGTGAGCGAGCTTACTCTGCCTGTGCTTTCCACCTTTACCGTTGTGTTGGGGGCAGAATAG